In Pedobacter sp. SL55, the following proteins share a genomic window:
- a CDS encoding universal stress protein, with translation MNYKRILIAVDNSVSAEKAAKVGYEMATLYGAEVALLNIVEPAPPIANPDFGFTPAIIDLYDNSVENSHILLKEIENKFGNNTQTTYLSVMDTATNGILQQSEEWQADLIVLGTHGRTGLNHFLMGSVAEHVARKSACPVLIVPNKAEV, from the coding sequence ATGAATTATAAAAGAATTTTAATAGCTGTAGACAATAGCGTTTCGGCAGAAAAAGCAGCGAAAGTTGGTTATGAAATGGCTACGCTTTATGGTGCCGAGGTTGCATTGCTTAACATTGTAGAACCTGCCCCTCCTATTGCCAACCCAGATTTTGGCTTTACGCCAGCCATTATAGATCTTTACGATAATAGCGTAGAAAACAGCCACATTTTATTAAAGGAGATAGAAAATAAGTTTGGCAATAACACCCAAACCACGTACCTCTCGGTAATGGATACGGCAACCAATGGCATTTTGCAACAATCTGAAGAATGGCAGGCCGATTTAATTGTGCTTGGTACACATGGCAGAACGGGTTTGAACCATTTTTTAATGGGTAGCGTAGCCGAACACGTGGCCAGAAAATCTGCTTGTCCGGTTTTAATTGTACCCAACAAAGCAGAAGTGTAA
- a CDS encoding MAP7 domain-containing protein — MKKIIYLCLILFISYNVNAQQTYLLNSTYSGVSAKMLVNDADPASYQKYNLVVKNHTQSKLKITITYRVVDKCSGYKSGTKSFTLSAGQETADGGFTGSIYTKDCVKSGNSVSNAYLVEMKVENISEKEREEREKIERERLEKERLAKEKIQQEKERIEKQRLEKENLEKERQEQERLDAERLEKERIESEKKALDEKLKNEQDAQKRQALEEEKKLAEVEKNLLEKPVEVKKEVKKVKTKEEEDREYKAYLYCVGQYNIVEQLVVKARSKRTNQGWEDAKRAYENYTCYNKVPLNYAWKTEIDNGLAATAISEAVVSTISTLTSTPWTYGYGQFIDAKNSTYYHRFQLGTSDSYDEKAFSLDLSIMSNIMRLPTRTLNYSFEADNGSKWDVTKSANFDNINVFSISVGPSLTLWPQKNIYLQLTPEANMGFNFSDTAPVMPFTAFPSVQGKVGFRFGIVYLSGSVGALFKSFKVDKQANAASEKGAIQGYNVGTVEGKWIAQDFDSSKMVQHRYWMLSLGLDL; from the coding sequence GTGAAAAAAATTATTTATCTCTGCTTAATTTTATTTATAAGCTATAATGTAAATGCTCAGCAAACTTATCTTTTAAATAGTACTTATAGCGGTGTTTCTGCTAAAATGCTAGTTAACGATGCAGATCCAGCAAGTTATCAGAAGTATAATCTGGTGGTTAAAAACCATACACAGTCTAAGCTTAAAATTACAATAACCTATAGGGTAGTAGATAAATGTAGCGGTTACAAATCTGGCACCAAAAGTTTCACTTTATCAGCGGGGCAAGAAACTGCTGATGGTGGTTTTACAGGCAGTATCTATACAAAGGATTGCGTTAAGTCGGGTAATTCGGTTAGTAATGCCTACCTAGTAGAGATGAAAGTTGAAAACATTTCAGAAAAAGAAAGAGAAGAAAGAGAAAAAATTGAACGAGAAAGGTTAGAAAAAGAACGTTTAGCGAAAGAAAAAATACAGCAAGAGAAAGAAAGAATTGAGAAACAAAGGCTCGAAAAAGAAAATCTAGAGAAAGAACGCCAGGAACAAGAGAGATTAGATGCAGAACGTTTAGAGAAAGAGCGCATCGAAAGTGAAAAAAAAGCACTTGATGAGAAATTAAAAAACGAACAGGATGCACAAAAGAGACAAGCATTAGAAGAAGAGAAAAAACTAGCTGAGGTAGAAAAAAACTTGTTAGAGAAACCTGTAGAAGTTAAGAAAGAAGTAAAAAAAGTAAAAACTAAAGAAGAGGAAGATAGAGAATACAAGGCTTATCTTTATTGTGTGGGGCAATATAATATTGTTGAACAGCTAGTGGTTAAGGCTAGAAGTAAACGAACCAACCAAGGCTGGGAGGATGCAAAAAGGGCTTACGAAAATTATACTTGCTACAATAAAGTTCCGCTAAACTATGCTTGGAAAACCGAAATTGATAATGGCTTGGCAGCTACAGCTATATCTGAGGCTGTAGTTAGTACAATTTCTACCCTTACTTCTACGCCTTGGACCTACGGCTATGGTCAGTTTATCGACGCTAAAAACAGCACTTATTATCATCGGTTTCAATTAGGAACTTCCGATTCTTACGATGAAAAGGCTTTTAGCTTAGATTTATCCATAATGAGTAACATAATGAGACTGCCCACACGTACATTAAATTATAGTTTCGAAGCAGATAATGGAAGTAAATGGGACGTAACTAAATCAGCAAACTTTGATAATATTAATGTTTTCTCCATTTCGGTAGGTCCGTCTTTAACTTTATGGCCGCAAAAAAATATTTATCTGCAACTTACGCCTGAGGCCAATATGGGCTTTAATTTTTCTGATACTGCACCAGTTATGCCATTCACAGCATTTCCTTCTGTACAAGGTAAAGTAGGTTTTAGGTTCGGTATAGTTTATTTAAGTGGCAGCGTGGGGGCGTTGTTTAAATCTTTTAAGGTAGACAAACAGGCTAACGCAGCTTCAGAAAAAGGCGCTATTCAAGGTTATAATGTAGGGACTGTAGAAGGCAAATGGATTGCGCAAGATTTTGATAGCAGCAAGATGGTGCAGCATAGATATTGGATGTTATCTTTAGGGTTAGATTTATAA
- a CDS encoding GxxExxY protein: MTRAYLTDLIYKVNGAAIEVHIALGPGLLESVYHKCMVHELILRNINFKSELTIPVNYKGLYMDVDLRCDLLVEDALIVEFKSVDAVQPIHIAKLMTYMKLLKLPIGLMINFNCSHIFKEGQKTYVNELYEELY; the protein is encoded by the coding sequence ATGACAAGAGCCTACCTAACAGATTTAATTTATAAAGTTAATGGCGCCGCAATCGAGGTTCACATAGCTTTAGGCCCAGGTTTATTAGAAAGTGTGTACCATAAATGTATGGTGCATGAGCTAATACTACGAAATATCAATTTTAAATCCGAATTAACAATTCCTGTAAACTATAAAGGTTTGTACATGGATGTAGATTTAAGATGTGATTTACTAGTTGAAGATGCATTGATTGTGGAATTTAAGTCCGTTGATGCGGTGCAGCCAATTCATATTGCTAAACTAATGACTTACATGAAGTTATTGAAATTGCCGATAGGGTTGATGATCAACTTTAATTGTTCTCATATCTTTAAAGAAGGCCAAAAAACTTATGTTAATGAATTATATGAAGAACTTTATTGA
- a CDS encoding tagaturonate reductase produces MILSKDNLSLINTENVFAPNVKIFELPEKVLQFGTGVLLRGLPDYFIDKANREGVFNGRVAVVKSTGNNTSEFDQQDALYTLCVRGIENGQPVSENIISSAISRVIAAEKDWQAILEIAKSEQLQIVVSNTTEVGIQYVEESIDSNPPTSFPAKLLAVLYERFKAFNGDNSKGLVIIATELIPDNGTKLGEIVFKLAHHNQLEANFIAWLAQANTFCNSLVDRIVPGKPDVATFAALQEELGYEDNLLSMTEPYRLWAIEGGKHVADMLSFATVDEGVIIAEDIEIYRELKVRLLNGTHTLSSGIAFLLGIDTVKNAMSNELMSNYIETLMATEIGPAIPYEVDKKQNDAFANAVKDRFANPSIEHFWSSIAFQYTMKMKIRILPLLLNYYKIFNQVPAHIALGFAAYLAFSRPQREENGLYFGLDNGASYRLNDDSAPYLFEKYSQNPNDFVEQVLTDENIWNVNLNQLMGFIPEVTVLYTEIVNNGISSALAKLNVSQLKEA; encoded by the coding sequence ATGATTTTATCAAAAGATAATCTAAGTTTAATTAACACCGAAAACGTTTTTGCGCCAAATGTCAAAATCTTCGAATTACCAGAAAAAGTTTTGCAGTTTGGAACGGGCGTATTATTACGTGGTTTGCCAGATTATTTTATTGATAAAGCTAATCGTGAGGGAGTTTTTAACGGTCGCGTTGCGGTAGTAAAATCTACGGGTAACAATACTTCCGAGTTCGATCAGCAAGATGCATTGTATACGCTTTGTGTTCGTGGTATCGAAAACGGACAGCCAGTTTCAGAAAACATCATTTCATCGGCCATTAGTAGGGTAATTGCAGCCGAAAAAGATTGGCAAGCGATTTTAGAGATTGCTAAATCAGAACAACTGCAAATTGTGGTTTCTAACACAACAGAAGTAGGTATTCAGTACGTAGAAGAAAGTATTGACAGTAATCCGCCAACTTCATTTCCAGCAAAATTATTAGCTGTTTTATACGAACGTTTCAAAGCTTTTAATGGCGATAATAGTAAAGGTTTAGTAATTATTGCTACCGAACTCATTCCAGATAATGGAACTAAATTGGGCGAAATCGTTTTTAAATTGGCACATCACAATCAATTAGAAGCAAACTTTATCGCTTGGTTGGCGCAAGCAAATACTTTTTGCAATTCCTTGGTAGATAGAATTGTGCCGGGTAAGCCAGATGTAGCAACTTTTGCAGCCTTACAAGAAGAATTAGGTTACGAAGATAATTTGTTGTCGATGACCGAACCTTATCGCCTGTGGGCTATTGAAGGTGGCAAACACGTAGCTGATATGCTTTCTTTTGCAACAGTTGACGAAGGTGTGATTATTGCCGAAGACATCGAAATTTACAGAGAATTAAAAGTACGCTTGTTGAATGGTACGCATACTTTAAGTTCGGGTATTGCTTTTTTATTAGGCATTGATACCGTAAAAAATGCGATGAGCAATGAGCTGATGAGCAACTACATCGAAACGTTAATGGCTACAGAAATTGGCCCAGCAATTCCTTACGAGGTAGATAAGAAACAGAACGATGCTTTCGCAAATGCAGTGAAAGATCGTTTTGCTAATCCATCTATCGAGCATTTTTGGTCTAGCATTGCATTTCAGTACACAATGAAGATGAAAATCCGTATTCTTCCATTGTTGCTAAATTATTATAAAATATTTAACCAAGTTCCAGCGCATATTGCTTTAGGTTTTGCTGCTTACTTGGCCTTCTCTCGCCCGCAGAGAGAAGAGAACGGTCTATATTTTGGTTTGGATAATGGTGCGAGTTATCGGTTAAACGATGACTCTGCACCTTATTTATTTGAAAAATATAGCCAAAATCCAAATGATTTTGTGGAACAAGTTTTAACAGATGAAAACATTTGGAATGTAAATTTAAACCAGTTGATGGGATTTATACCCGAGGTTACGGTCTTATATACAGAAATCGTTAATAATGGCATATCATCAGCTTTGGCTAAGCTTAATGTAAGCCAATTAAAAGAAGCTTAA
- a CDS encoding YceH family protein produces the protein MENEIKIPVLSAEQIRVLGALMEKAKTTPDYYPMTMNGLVSACNQKTSRKPVVNYDEETIGAALNSLKIGGLISTSTGGSSRATKYKHNFAIVYPILPSEVAVMCLLFLRGPQTPGEINTNSGRLYEFETLEEVNQTLDKLAGEGYLKQLPKRPGQKEQRYAHLFAGDVAFIEDDFVKDEMTGKSNSALEERVVKLETELAELKESLAKLMAELGVE, from the coding sequence ATGGAAAACGAAATCAAAATACCTGTACTGAGTGCCGAACAAATTAGGGTTTTAGGCGCTTTAATGGAGAAAGCCAAAACCACGCCAGATTATTACCCGATGACGATGAATGGTTTGGTAAGTGCTTGTAACCAGAAAACATCGAGAAAACCTGTGGTTAATTACGATGAAGAAACTATCGGTGCTGCTCTAAACTCCTTAAAAATAGGCGGACTGATTTCTACGTCTACCGGAGGTTCGAGCAGAGCTACTAAATACAAGCACAATTTTGCCATCGTTTATCCTATTTTACCTTCGGAAGTAGCAGTAATGTGTTTACTGTTTTTACGTGGGCCACAAACTCCTGGAGAAATCAACACCAACTCTGGCAGATTGTATGAGTTTGAAACATTGGAAGAAGTGAACCAAACGCTAGACAAATTAGCTGGCGAAGGTTATCTTAAACAATTACCCAAACGTCCCGGACAAAAAGAACAACGTTATGCGCATCTTTTTGCTGGCGATGTAGCGTTTATTGAAGATGATTTTGTTAAAGATGAAATGACTGGCAAATCAAATTCTGCCTTGGAAGAAAGAGTGGTAAAATTAGAAACTGAACTGGCGGAACTGAAAGAGAGTCTAGCTAAACTAATGGCCGAACTTGGCGTGGAATAG
- a CDS encoding UxaA family hydrolase, with amino-acid sequence MKQQVLKVHPKDNVLVALTDLKAGQLVAYQGSNYQLVDDVDAKHKFYTQDMQAGDEVYMYGTLVGKIQFPVKLGTRMTTDNLKHAAAPYEYRPYHYEWQAPDVSKFEGRTFNGYHRADGKVGTANYWLFIPTVFCENRNLDVIREALHNELGYAVTAKYKDYTRHLVDAYKNGTDLSSLEAPLSFGEGLGERRLFKNIDGIKFLNHQGGCGGIRQDAAVLSKLLAAYADHPNVAGVTILSLGCQNLQVQDFTADLKERNPNFNKPIYIFEQQQSQSEENMIALAIKKTFEGLVEANKIERAPAPLSKMNLGVKCGGSDGFSGISANPAVGYCSDLLVALGGTVLLAEFPELCGAEQNMIDRTIEEKSAKKFMALMGAYSQAAENAGSGFHMNPSPGNIKDGLITDAIKSNGAAKKGGTSPIVDVLDYTEPSTKPGLNLVCTPGNDVEATTGKAASGATLILFTTGLGTPTGNPVCPVIKVATNNALTKRMGDIIDINTGPVIEGEKTIEEMGEDILEYCIKAASGEVIPKAVLLNQDDFIPWKRGVSL; translated from the coding sequence ATGAAACAACAAGTTTTAAAAGTACATCCAAAGGATAACGTTTTGGTAGCCTTAACCGACCTTAAAGCTGGTCAATTGGTGGCTTACCAAGGTTCAAATTATCAATTGGTTGATGATGTGGATGCCAAGCATAAATTCTATACGCAAGATATGCAGGCAGGTGATGAAGTTTATATGTATGGCACTTTGGTGGGCAAAATCCAGTTTCCAGTTAAATTAGGTACTAGAATGACCACCGATAACCTTAAACATGCGGCGGCTCCTTACGAGTATCGTCCATATCATTACGAGTGGCAAGCGCCAGATGTTTCCAAATTCGAAGGAAGAACTTTTAATGGCTACCACCGTGCAGATGGTAAGGTAGGCACAGCCAATTATTGGTTGTTTATCCCAACGGTTTTCTGTGAAAATAGAAACTTAGACGTCATCCGAGAAGCCTTACATAATGAATTAGGTTACGCGGTAACAGCAAAATATAAAGATTACACTAGGCATTTAGTAGATGCTTACAAAAATGGAACAGACCTTTCATCGTTGGAAGCTCCCCTTTCTTTTGGAGAGGGGTTGGGGGAGAGGCGTCTTTTCAAAAATATAGATGGTATCAAGTTTTTAAACCATCAAGGTGGATGTGGCGGTATCAGACAAGATGCGGCAGTTTTAAGTAAGTTGTTAGCAGCTTATGCTGATCATCCCAACGTTGCAGGAGTGACGATATTGAGCTTAGGATGTCAGAACTTACAGGTTCAGGATTTTACTGCCGACTTAAAAGAACGTAACCCAAATTTCAATAAACCAATTTATATTTTTGAACAACAACAATCGCAAAGCGAAGAAAATATGATTGCTTTGGCCATTAAAAAAACCTTCGAAGGTTTGGTAGAAGCCAATAAAATTGAAAGAGCACCAGCGCCATTAAGTAAAATGAACTTAGGCGTGAAATGTGGTGGTAGCGATGGTTTTAGTGGTATTTCCGCAAATCCGGCGGTAGGTTATTGCTCAGATTTGTTGGTGGCTTTAGGTGGCACGGTTTTATTAGCGGAGTTTCCTGAGCTGTGCGGTGCAGAGCAAAACATGATCGATAGAACCATTGAAGAGAAATCTGCAAAGAAATTTATGGCTTTAATGGGAGCTTACAGTCAGGCGGCAGAAAATGCAGGTTCTGGTTTCCACATGAACCCATCTCCAGGAAACATTAAAGACGGCCTGATTACCGATGCCATTAAAAGCAACGGTGCTGCCAAGAAAGGCGGTACTTCGCCAATTGTTGATGTGCTGGATTATACAGAACCATCAACTAAACCTGGTTTAAACTTGGTATGTACACCAGGTAACGATGTGGAGGCTACTACTGGTAAAGCTGCAAGTGGTGCTACACTAATTTTATTCACTACCGGATTGGGTACACCAACAGGAAATCCCGTTTGTCCGGTAATTAAAGTAGCTACCAATAATGCCTTAACCAAGCGAATGGGCGATATCATTGATATCAACACAGGACCAGTAATAGAAGGAGAAAAGACCATTGAAGAAATGGGCGAGGATATTTTAGAATATTGCATCAAAGCAGCAAGCGGCGAGGTAATTCCAAAAGCGGTGTTATTAAACCAAGATGATTTTATTCCGTGGAAACGCGGCGTATCATTGTAG
- a CDS encoding C40 family peptidase, with product MEGYHVCRISVAPLRKEPTDSSEIVSQLLFGDRVVVLEKAEKWCFVRTKHDHYEGWMDHKQLQALTALQYNDEASYKYLTALTFDNRLVDDAGTVYYLSPGSTLPFYENGYCYLGDHRFEVKTEPFIPNPSTFEAKVEATAKFFLNSPYLWGGRTFFGIDCSGFVQTVYKLLGLSLRRDASQQVEQGQLVDFLSSAKMGDLAFFDNEEGKITHVGMMLSNDQIIHSAGKVRIDPIDNQGIYNKELEKYTHKLRVIKRFV from the coding sequence ATGGAAGGATATCACGTTTGCCGAATTTCGGTTGCCCCACTTAGAAAAGAACCTACTGATAGTAGTGAAATTGTTTCGCAGTTATTGTTTGGTGATAGAGTTGTTGTATTAGAAAAAGCAGAAAAATGGTGCTTCGTAAGAACTAAACATGATCATTACGAAGGTTGGATGGACCACAAACAGTTGCAAGCACTAACGGCTTTGCAATATAATGATGAGGCTAGCTATAAATACCTCACTGCATTAACTTTCGATAACCGTTTGGTTGACGACGCTGGCACAGTTTACTATTTAAGTCCGGGAAGTACTTTGCCATTTTACGAAAACGGTTACTGCTACTTAGGAGATCATAGGTTTGAAGTAAAAACTGAACCTTTTATACCTAATCCATCAACGTTTGAAGCAAAAGTAGAAGCAACAGCCAAGTTCTTTTTAAACTCTCCTTACCTGTGGGGCGGCCGCACTTTTTTTGGCATAGATTGCTCTGGATTTGTACAAACCGTTTACAAACTGTTGGGTTTAAGTTTACGCAGAGATGCCTCGCAGCAAGTAGAACAAGGACAGCTGGTAGATTTTTTATCCTCAGCAAAGATGGGAGATTTGGCCTTTTTTGATAACGAAGAAGGTAAAATTACCCACGTAGGCATGATGTTAAGTAACGATCAAATTATACATTCGGCAGGTAAAGTGCGCATAGACCCTATAGATAATCAAGGGATTTACAATAAGGAACTAGAAAAGTATACACATAAGCTGAGGGTAATTAAGCGATTTGTTTAG
- a CDS encoding alpha/beta hydrolase family protein, whose protein sequence is MNKLLSLVLGLIFTSVYAFAQAPFKVDSTIVIKNDSLHIGASLYLPNQKSKVPAMVMVSGTNPQDRNGTMAGYPFFKQIATFLASKGYAVLLVDDRGVGKSTGKYQYATTEDFANDALAAVRFLKAQANIDKNKIGLIGHSEGGAASAIAAAKSVDVKFIISLAGLASNGFASLIKQNEDLVNHSQLSQTDKNRSNQINRLMFETALKYADSANMRQQLDQTYNQWKKVDDSLFKLSGVKWDHFRFPIYSYVNHAVGKWYRYFIKYNAQEVMKQIKVPVLAINGDKDLMVAGQENLANWRNYIAAGGNKKVVTKLLPNVNHLLQKCETCKTDEYAKLKTGVSPEVLNTIEWWLNSVIK, encoded by the coding sequence ATGAATAAGCTTTTATCTTTGGTTTTAGGTTTAATTTTTACAAGTGTTTATGCTTTTGCGCAGGCACCTTTTAAAGTAGATAGCACCATCGTGATCAAGAACGATAGTTTACACATAGGAGCTTCATTGTATCTGCCAAATCAAAAGAGTAAAGTGCCGGCCATGGTTATGGTATCGGGTACTAATCCGCAAGATAGAAACGGAACAATGGCTGGCTATCCATTTTTTAAACAGATAGCCACTTTTTTAGCCAGTAAAGGTTATGCCGTTTTATTGGTGGATGATAGGGGTGTGGGTAAATCTACAGGTAAATATCAGTACGCAACAACCGAAGATTTCGCTAATGATGCTTTGGCTGCCGTTAGATTTTTAAAAGCACAAGCCAACATTGATAAAAATAAAATAGGTTTAATTGGCCACAGCGAAGGTGGTGCTGCAAGTGCAATTGCGGCGGCTAAGTCTGTAGACGTTAAGTTTATCATCAGTTTAGCAGGCTTGGCTAGTAACGGTTTTGCTTCTTTAATTAAACAAAACGAAGACCTGGTAAATCATTCGCAGCTTTCGCAAACAGATAAAAATAGATCTAACCAAATTAATAGGTTAATGTTCGAAACTGCATTAAAATATGCAGATTCTGCTAATATGCGTCAGCAATTAGACCAAACCTATAACCAATGGAAAAAGGTAGACGACTCGTTGTTTAAGCTTTCTGGCGTAAAATGGGATCATTTTCGTTTTCCAATCTACAGCTATGTTAACCATGCGGTTGGCAAATGGTATAGGTATTTTATCAAATACAATGCACAAGAGGTAATGAAGCAAATTAAAGTACCTGTTTTGGCCATTAACGGCGATAAAGATTTGATGGTAGCTGGCCAGGAAAATTTAGCTAATTGGCGTAATTACATTGCTGCGGGTGGTAACAAAAAAGTGGTTACTAAATTATTACCAAACGTAAATCATTTGCTACAAAAATGCGAGACCTGTAAGACCGATGAATACGCCAAGCTAAAAACTGGAGTAAGCCCAGAGGTGCTAAACACGATTGAGTGGTGGCTAAACTCGGTTATTAAATAG
- the kduI gene encoding 5-dehydro-4-deoxy-D-glucuronate isomerase: MKQIQAVHSEDFKSYDTEKIRERFLLDDLKATDKANFVYSHYDRMITGLITPVNTVVDLGNYDILRADYFLERRELGIINVGGAGTIVADGTSYELNKKDCLYLGKGVKDVKFSSKDGTNPAVFYALSAPAHTSYPTAFASHADVFSADLGALETANQRTISRYIHKDGIQSCQLVMGLTSLATGSIWNTIPPHTHDRRMEVYFYFDVEADQRVIHFMGQPQQTRHIVMANHEAVLSPSWSIHSGAGTKNYSFIWGMAGENLDYADMDTFAVGELR; encoded by the coding sequence ATGAAACAAATACAAGCAGTACACTCAGAAGATTTCAAGAGTTACGACACCGAAAAAATCCGCGAAAGATTTTTGTTGGACGACTTGAAAGCGACAGACAAAGCAAATTTTGTCTATTCGCACTACGACAGAATGATTACCGGTTTAATCACACCAGTAAACACCGTAGTAGATTTAGGTAATTACGATATTTTACGTGCCGATTATTTCTTAGAAAGAAGAGAATTAGGTATTATTAACGTTGGCGGTGCAGGAACCATTGTTGCCGATGGAACTAGCTACGAATTGAACAAAAAAGATTGCTTATACTTAGGTAAAGGTGTTAAGGATGTGAAGTTTAGCAGTAAAGATGGCACTAATCCTGCTGTTTTTTACGCACTTTCGGCTCCTGCACATACGAGCTATCCAACAGCGTTTGCCAGTCATGCAGATGTTTTCTCTGCCGATTTAGGTGCTTTAGAAACAGCAAATCAACGTACTATTTCTCGTTACATCCACAAAGATGGTATTCAAAGCTGTCAGTTGGTAATGGGCTTAACTTCTTTGGCTACAGGTTCTATTTGGAACACTATCCCGCCTCATACACACGACAGAAGAATGGAAGTTTACTTCTATTTCGATGTAGAAGCAGACCAAAGAGTAATCCATTTTATGGGACAACCGCAACAAACTCGTCACATTGTAATGGCCAATCACGAAGCAGTTTTATCGCCATCTTGGAGTATCCACTCTGGTGCTGGTACTAAAAACTACAGCTTTATTTGGGGCATGGCAGGCGAGAATTTAGATTATGCAGACATGGATACGTTTGCAGTAGGAGAACTTAGATAA
- a CDS encoding formylglycine-generating enzyme family protein, translating into MKLFSMISLLWSLLAISTAVAQEYPKMVKVKGGTFMMGNLAVDSATHLNAPRQVSIMGFVISKTPVTVKQYQKYCYNIGVKMPSLPNNHTAKDLMVNVSWEDAQNYCKWLSKETGKKYRLPTEAEWEYAAKGGHLNVQKKNNLFNYTQTWNNDAILKANGKIWEWLADVYQESTNANTNAAMLQRVARKGTNGKKTKYEQPYHRMGVAQSKNLDSLGFSVVESLPYVPNSLKYKRN; encoded by the coding sequence GTGAAGCTATTTTCAATGATCTCCCTGCTTTGGTCACTTTTAGCGATATCAACAGCGGTAGCACAAGAGTATCCTAAAATGGTAAAAGTAAAAGGCGGTACATTTATGATGGGTAATTTAGCAGTAGATAGCGCCACTCACTTAAATGCACCTAGGCAGGTAAGTATCATGGGGTTTGTAATATCCAAAACTCCGGTAACAGTTAAGCAGTATCAAAAATATTGTTACAACATCGGGGTAAAAATGCCAAGCTTACCTAATAATCACACCGCAAAAGATCTTATGGTAAATGTTTCCTGGGAAGATGCGCAAAATTATTGCAAGTGGCTAAGTAAGGAAACGGGTAAGAAATATCGCTTGCCAACCGAAGCCGAATGGGAATATGCAGCAAAAGGTGGCCATTTAAACGTACAAAAAAAGAATAATCTATTTAACTATACACAAACGTGGAATAACGATGCCATACTAAAGGCTAATGGTAAAATTTGGGAATGGTTGGCCGATGTGTATCAGGAAAGCACGAATGCAAATACTAATGCTGCTATGCTACAACGCGTTGCAAGAAAAGGTACTAATGGTAAGAAAACAAAGTACGAACAGCCATATCACAGAATGGGCGTAGCACAAAGCAAAAACCTAGATAGTTTGGGCTTTAGTGTGGTCGAGAGTTTGCCCTATGTACCAAATAGCCTAAAATATAAAAGAAATTGA